The Lujinxingia vulgaris DNA window ATCCGGGGGCAGCGATCGCCTCGAGCGGCGCGCTGATCGCGTTCTCCGGGGAGAAGACCGGACGCAGCCCCAAAGACAAGCGGGTGGTGCGCGAGCCCTCCAGTCAGGACGACATCTGGTGGGGCGATATCAACATCGCCATGGAGCCCGATGAGTTCATGCAGAACCGCCAGACGGCCATTGACTACCTCAATGACCGCCCGGTGCTCTATGTGATCGATGGCTTCGCCGGCTGGGATAAGGAGCATCAGCTCAAGGTGCGCATTGTGTGCGCGCGGGCCTATCACGCGCTCTTTATGCACAACATGCTTATTCGTCCCACGGCCGAGGAGCTCGAGAACTACGGTGAGCCCGATTATGTGATCTTCAACGCCGGCAGCAGCTCCGCCGATCCGGAGCGGGTGAAGTCGGTGACGTCGAAGACCAGCGTGGCGCTGGACTTCGATCGTGGCGAATTTGTGATCCTGGGCACCGATTACGCCGGCGAGATGAAGAAGGGCGTCTTCACGATCATGCATTACCTGATGCCCAAAAAGGGCGTGCTCTCGATGCACTGCTCGGCCAACCAGAGCAATGAGAAGGGCGATGTCTCGCTTTTCTTCGGGCTCTCGGGCACGGGTAAGACGACGCTCTCCACCGACCCGCACCGCGCGCTGATTGGCGACGACGAGCATTGCTGGACGGATAAAGGCGTCTTCAACATTGAGGGTGGCTGCTACGCCAAGACGATCGACCTGTCGAAAGAGCAGGAGCCGATCATCTACGATGCGATCCGCTACGGCTCGGTGCTCGAGAATGTGGGGTATGACAACGACTCTCGCGAGGTGGATTACAGCGACAACTCCATCACCGAGAACACCCGCACCTCGTACCCGATCGAGTATGTGCCCGGGGCGCAGATCCCCTGCGTGGGCGGGCATCCCAACAACATCATCTTTTTGACCTGCGATGCCTACGGGGTCTTGCCGCCGGTGAGCCGACTTACCC harbors:
- the pckA gene encoding phosphoenolpyruvate carboxykinase (ATP); translation: MSKVDLKGYGINGPEVLRNPSVARLYEMAILNDPGAAIASSGALIAFSGEKTGRSPKDKRVVREPSSQDDIWWGDINIAMEPDEFMQNRQTAIDYLNDRPVLYVIDGFAGWDKEHQLKVRIVCARAYHALFMHNMLIRPTAEELENYGEPDYVIFNAGSSSADPERVKSVTSKTSVALDFDRGEFVILGTDYAGEMKKGVFTIMHYLMPKKGVLSMHCSANQSNEKGDVSLFFGLSGTGKTTLSTDPHRALIGDDEHCWTDKGVFNIEGGCYAKTIDLSKEQEPIIYDAIRYGSVLENVGYDNDSREVDYSDNSITENTRTSYPIEYVPGAQIPCVGGHPNNIIFLTCDAYGVLPPVSRLTPEAAMYHFISGYTAKVAGTEMGVTEPKATFSACFGAAFLVWHPMRYAELLAEKMRQHGAKAWLVNTGWSGGAYGTGKRMSLKHTRAIIDAINSGELADAPTVSDPLFKVDVVTEVKGVPSEVLVPRKTWADADAFEATARKLVGLFEANFEQYADQAGEAILKAAPSLKG